A window of Komagataeibacter medellinensis NBRC 3288 contains these coding sequences:
- the tsaE gene encoding tRNA (adenosine(37)-N6)-threonylcarbamoyltransferase complex ATPase subunit type 1 TsaE, with protein MLEIPLSDTTATHRLGQALARLLTAGDAVLLEGDLGAGKTTLARALLRALCADPDMEVPSPSYTLVQVYDAPVAEVAHFDLWRLDGPGALFELGWDDACEGIVVVEWPDRLGTLAPPDALRIHLLHGADGGRVARLGGWGARLAQLGNMGRGEQS; from the coding sequence ATGCTGGAAATTCCGCTATCCGACACAACTGCCACCCACCGACTGGGTCAGGCCCTGGCGCGGTTGCTGACGGCAGGTGACGCCGTGTTGCTGGAAGGCGATCTCGGTGCTGGCAAAACCACGCTGGCACGCGCCCTGCTGCGCGCGCTGTGCGCCGACCCGGACATGGAAGTGCCAAGCCCGTCCTACACCCTGGTGCAGGTCTATGATGCACCGGTGGCAGAGGTCGCGCATTTCGACCTGTGGCGGCTGGACGGGCCGGGCGCCCTGTTTGAGTTGGGCTGGGATGATGCGTGCGAGGGCATTGTTGTGGTGGAATGGCCTGATCGCCTTGGCACGCTTGCCCCCCCGGATGCGTTGCGTATTCACCTGCTGCATGGGGCGGATGGCGGACGTGTGGCCCGGCTTGGGGGATGGGGCGCGCGGTTGGCGCAGCTTGGCAATATGGGGAGGGGAGAACAGTCATGA
- the hpnK gene encoding hopanoid biosynthesis-associated protein HpnK has translation MKRVIISADDFGLSEEVNEAIEIAHRDGLLSTASLMVSGPAAADAVRRAKKLPDLRVGLHLVAIEGPATLPPADIPLLVPQDGQFPSDQLKLGVEYFFRPAVRRELAAEIEAQFRAFSATGLALDHANAHKHMHLHPTVGRYMIESGLRHGLRAIRVPLEPPQPLYAAGTYADTLGDAALRRWTSLLRHQAHKAGLVTNDWCFGLAWSGHMTTERVSALAAHLPDGLSEIYFHPATAKNQLLQKLMPTYEHEAELRTLCAPGFRSGLAHAGATPTTWTDVARAR, from the coding sequence ATGAAGCGCGTCATCATATCCGCCGATGATTTCGGCCTGTCCGAAGAAGTGAACGAGGCGATCGAGATCGCCCATCGGGACGGATTACTGTCAACCGCAAGCCTGATGGTATCGGGACCGGCGGCAGCTGACGCCGTGCGCCGTGCGAAAAAACTGCCGGACCTGCGGGTGGGGCTACACCTGGTTGCAATCGAAGGACCGGCAACCCTGCCGCCTGCCGATATACCACTGCTGGTGCCGCAGGACGGACAGTTCCCTTCCGACCAGTTGAAGCTGGGCGTGGAGTATTTCTTCCGCCCCGCCGTGCGCCGGGAACTGGCAGCCGAGATCGAGGCCCAGTTCCGTGCCTTCAGCGCAACCGGCCTGGCGCTGGACCACGCCAACGCACACAAGCACATGCACCTGCACCCCACCGTGGGGCGTTACATGATTGAAAGCGGCCTGCGCCACGGCCTGCGTGCGATCCGTGTGCCGCTGGAACCACCCCAGCCGCTTTACGCGGCAGGGACTTATGCCGATACGCTGGGGGATGCAGCCCTGCGCCGCTGGACCAGCCTGCTGCGCCACCAGGCACATAAGGCAGGACTGGTTACCAATGACTGGTGCTTCGGGCTGGCATGGAGCGGACATATGACGACCGAACGCGTCTCGGCCCTTGCCGCCCACCTGCCTGATGGCCTGTCAGAAATCTATTTCCATCCGGCCACGGCAAAGAACCAGTTATTACAGAAGCTGATGCCTACCTATGAGCATGAGGCCGAACTGCGCACGCTGTGCGCTCCCGGCTTCCGCTCAGGCCTGGCACATGCGGGGGCAACCCCCACGACATGGACGGACGTGGCCCGCGCACGCTGA
- the addA gene encoding double-strand break repair helicase AddA: protein MNRPVMKGEGMVDAIGLANRSQAQASDPQASVFVSASAGSGKTKLLIDRLLRLMLPRDVPDRDGVMTRVPGSDPARILCLTFTKAAAAEMSIRLQSRLGQWVMLADDALDMELARLSVPTGAQTRQVARELFARVLDLPGGMRIGTIHAFCQSLLRRFPIEAAISPHFTLIEETDARLAQRAAVEDVVGQDGPAVSILAAQIGVGEFTTLIGRLQAQSRRILPVARRWQSDPATVEAALMRLLGIRGRNAEDVLHNACATIPDEDALRDGLRFVAQKGSPTVRAQAETMLAWLGQDTAARAAGWSTWRASLLTQKGEPRQRGGLNAKLAAERPELADQLMAQATRVIGIDRQLRAITVFELTCALLSVAQPVLERYATRKSAQGMVDYDDLIDRTLQLLDDPGAAWVLYKLDGGIDHLLLDEVQDTSPDQWAIAGGLTAEFFAGESMHDDEGCPRTIFAVGDYKQSIYSFQGADPEAFRAWRQRFRRRAGDVQALWREPALTVSFRSTAPVLNLVDSVFANPAAARGVVEPEGGIPAHVTARPGQGGRVEIWPPVPAEASETDVSPWMAPRQNAGQSTAQQRLADTLAGWIAGELQKAPPPGEAPLAPGDVLILVPRRSAFVRALIRALKTHDVPVATLVRTVLTDQLAVRDLMALCAALLLPQDDLTLACVLTSPIGGLDDEALMPLATGRNGQPLWAVLRARHAERPDWAAAWHVLNTLFRQVDYATPYQLLAEALGPLGGRTRLLARLGPEAVEPVDELLSAALRFEEAHAISLQGFLHWLNASDETVRHEPDASANMVRVMTAHGAKGLQARLVILPDTIAAPRSDTNILWETDSATGLDIPIWVPRRELGTDVTASLQEKIRLNAAEEYNRLLYVALTRASDRLVVCGWEPGRGVPDGCWYDLCRQGFESAGAVARPFDLGWEEEMLVLEELPASPVARATPTPVPDGQGMEARTLALPDWMGHAPLWRPVMPVAEGPLARPLAPSRPDDVALGSQPAVRSPLVMASTVRDRADMLARRARALQRGQLAHALLQYLPDCPVDTRAELAEAWLARPAAGLASGQRGELVAQVLAIMDQPELAALFAPGSRAEQPLAGVVGQQVIVGQVDRMAVGADTVTVCDFKTNRHPPESIDRTPVLYLRQMAAYRALLRGVYPGRQVVCALVWTEGVRVDILPAALLDRYAPDMKDAAQA, encoded by the coding sequence ATGAACCGACCCGTCATGAAAGGGGAAGGCATGGTGGATGCTATCGGCCTGGCCAACCGCAGCCAGGCGCAGGCATCCGACCCGCAGGCTTCCGTATTCGTCTCGGCCTCGGCGGGCAGTGGCAAGACCAAGCTACTGATCGACCGCCTGCTGCGCCTCATGCTGCCGCGCGATGTGCCCGACCGCGATGGCGTCATGACCCGTGTGCCCGGCAGTGATCCCGCGCGCATCCTGTGCCTGACCTTTACCAAGGCGGCGGCGGCAGAAATGTCCATCCGCCTGCAAAGCCGGCTGGGTCAGTGGGTCATGCTGGCCGATGATGCGCTGGATATGGAACTGGCCCGCCTGTCGGTGCCCACTGGGGCCCAGACAAGGCAGGTGGCGCGTGAACTGTTCGCCCGCGTGCTCGACCTGCCCGGCGGCATGCGCATTGGCACCATCCATGCCTTCTGCCAGTCGCTGCTGCGGCGTTTTCCCATTGAGGCCGCGATCAGCCCGCATTTCACCCTGATCGAGGAAACCGACGCCCGTCTGGCCCAGCGCGCGGCGGTGGAGGATGTGGTGGGACAGGACGGCCCGGCCGTGTCCATTCTGGCCGCCCAGATCGGGGTGGGGGAGTTTACGACCCTGATCGGCCGCCTGCAGGCCCAGTCGCGCCGTATTCTGCCCGTGGCGCGGCGCTGGCAGAGTGATCCCGCTACGGTAGAGGCTGCCCTGATGCGTCTGCTGGGCATCAGGGGCCGCAATGCGGAGGACGTGCTGCATAATGCCTGCGCCACTATTCCCGATGAGGACGCCCTGCGTGATGGCCTGCGGTTTGTAGCGCAGAAAGGTTCGCCCACCGTGCGGGCGCAGGCCGAAACCATGCTGGCATGGCTGGGACAGGACACGGCGGCCCGTGCGGCAGGCTGGTCCACATGGCGTGCCAGCCTGCTGACCCAGAAAGGCGAACCCCGCCAGCGTGGGGGGCTGAATGCCAAACTGGCGGCCGAGCGTCCTGAACTTGCTGACCAGCTTATGGCGCAAGCCACGCGCGTGATCGGCATTGACCGACAGTTGCGTGCCATTACGGTGTTTGAACTGACCTGCGCCCTGCTCTCCGTGGCCCAGCCGGTGCTGGAACGCTACGCCACGCGTAAAAGTGCGCAGGGCATGGTCGATTACGATGACCTGATCGACCGCACGCTCCAGCTGCTGGATGATCCGGGGGCGGCGTGGGTGCTGTACAAGCTCGATGGCGGCATCGATCACCTGCTGCTTGATGAGGTGCAGGATACCTCCCCCGACCAGTGGGCCATTGCCGGTGGCTTGACCGCCGAATTCTTTGCTGGTGAAAGCATGCATGATGATGAAGGCTGCCCGCGTACCATCTTCGCGGTAGGGGATTACAAGCAGTCGATCTATTCTTTCCAGGGTGCGGACCCGGAAGCTTTCCGCGCCTGGCGGCAGCGCTTTCGCAGGCGGGCGGGGGATGTGCAGGCCCTGTGGCGCGAACCGGCGCTGACCGTCTCCTTCCGCTCCACCGCTCCGGTACTGAATCTGGTCGATAGCGTATTTGCCAATCCCGCCGCCGCCCGTGGCGTGGTCGAACCCGAAGGCGGGATTCCCGCCCATGTCACCGCCCGGCCGGGACAGGGCGGGCGGGTGGAAATCTGGCCCCCCGTACCGGCGGAAGCCAGCGAGACGGATGTCAGCCCGTGGATGGCGCCGCGCCAGAATGCGGGCCAGTCCACCGCCCAGCAGCGCCTGGCCGATACATTGGCAGGCTGGATCGCGGGCGAGTTGCAAAAAGCGCCTCCACCGGGGGAGGCACCGCTTGCGCCGGGTGATGTGCTGATCCTTGTGCCACGTCGTTCCGCCTTTGTCCGCGCGCTGATCCGGGCGCTGAAAACGCATGACGTGCCGGTGGCGACCCTGGTGCGCACCGTGCTGACCGACCAGCTTGCTGTGCGGGACCTGATGGCGCTGTGCGCGGCCTTGTTGCTGCCACAGGATGACCTGACCCTTGCCTGTGTCCTGACCTCGCCCATTGGTGGGCTGGATGATGAAGCACTCATGCCGCTCGCTACCGGGCGCAATGGTCAGCCGCTGTGGGCGGTACTGCGCGCACGCCATGCCGAACGGCCGGATTGGGCGGCGGCGTGGCATGTGCTCAATACCCTGTTCCGACAGGTGGACTACGCCACCCCCTATCAGCTTCTGGCCGAAGCCCTTGGCCCATTGGGGGGGCGTACGCGGCTGCTGGCCCGCCTGGGGCCGGAAGCGGTGGAGCCGGTGGATGAACTGCTCTCCGCCGCCCTGCGCTTTGAGGAAGCGCATGCCATCTCGCTACAGGGATTCCTGCACTGGCTCAACGCATCGGACGAGACCGTGCGCCATGAGCCGGATGCCTCGGCCAACATGGTGCGCGTCATGACCGCGCATGGGGCCAAGGGGTTACAGGCGCGGCTTGTCATCCTGCCCGACACCATTGCCGCCCCGCGTTCCGACACCAACATCCTGTGGGAGACTGACAGCGCAACCGGGCTGGACATACCCATCTGGGTACCTCGGCGCGAACTGGGCACGGATGTGACGGCATCCCTGCAGGAAAAGATCCGCCTGAATGCGGCGGAGGAATATAACCGCCTGCTTTACGTTGCCCTGACCCGCGCCAGTGACCGGCTGGTGGTATGTGGGTGGGAGCCGGGCCGTGGCGTGCCCGATGGCTGTTGGTACGACCTGTGCCGGCAGGGGTTTGAAAGCGCGGGCGCTGTGGCTCGGCCATTTGATCTGGGCTGGGAAGAGGAGATGCTGGTGCTGGAGGAACTGCCCGCCAGCCCGGTGGCCCGCGCGACCCCCACACCGGTCCCGGATGGCCAGGGCATGGAGGCACGAACGCTGGCGCTACCGGACTGGATGGGCCATGCCCCCCTGTGGCGGCCCGTCATGCCGGTGGCGGAAGGGCCGCTGGCCCGCCCGCTCGCACCCAGCCGACCTGATGACGTAGCCCTTGGCTCCCAGCCCGCCGTGCGTTCGCCCCTTGTCATGGCCAGTACCGTGCGTGACCGGGCGGATATGCTGGCCCGCCGCGCCCGTGCGCTGCAGCGTGGGCAACTGGCCCACGCCTTGCTGCAGTACCTGCCCGATTGCCCCGTGGACACACGGGCGGAACTGGCCGAAGCCTGGCTTGCCCGCCCGGCGGCTGGTCTTGCGTCCGGGCAGCGGGGTGAACTGGTGGCGCAGGTGCTGGCCATCATGGACCAGCCCGAACTTGCCGCCCTGTTCGCGCCGGGTAGCCGCGCGGAGCAGCCGCTGGCTGGTGTTGTAGGTCAGCAGGTGATCGTGGGGCAGGTGGACCGTATGGCGGTGGGTGCCGATACGGTTACGGTGTGCGATTTCAAGACGAACCGGCACCCTCCTGAAAGCATTGACAGGACACCGGTGTTGTACTTGCGGCAGATGGCGGCCTACCGGGCGCTGCTGCGCGGGGTGTATCCGGGACGGCAGGTTGTCTGCGCGCTGGTCTGGACGGAGGGCGTGCGGGTTGACATCCTGCCTGCTGCATTGCTGGACAGGTATGCACCCGATATGAAGGATGCCGCGCAGGCTTGA
- the trxA gene encoding thioredoxin: MSENTIAVSDDQFKTLVLESKEPVLVDFWAEWCGPCKMIAPALDEIGAEFKGKMTVAKVNIDDNQRTPNDYAVQSIPTLILFKDGKPVAKQSGAVPKSQLKAWVQANLG, encoded by the coding sequence ATGAGCGAAAATACGATTGCCGTAAGCGACGACCAGTTCAAGACCCTGGTGCTGGAGTCCAAGGAGCCGGTTCTGGTTGATTTCTGGGCGGAATGGTGTGGCCCGTGCAAGATGATTGCCCCAGCACTTGATGAAATCGGTGCGGAATTCAAGGGCAAGATGACCGTGGCCAAGGTCAATATCGACGATAACCAGCGCACGCCTAACGACTACGCCGTGCAGAGCATCCCCACCCTGATCCTGTTCAAGGACGGCAAGCCCGTGGCCAAGCAGTCGGGCGCCGTGCCCAAGAGCCAGCTCAAGGCATGGGTACAGGCCAACCTCGGCTAA
- the addB gene encoding double-strand break repair protein AddB: MTGSRERPCPRGRVAMVPSHVPFVDQIAARWLEQARHDPQASGTGLILLPSRRAARALTEAFVRQVDGRPILLPRIAPIAALDEAALALSGRNALDLPPAVDPVRRLATLSLLVMQAGRAFGDVQGVDQAWPLARALADLMDEAEWAECDLRERLPHAAEGDFAQHWHQTLRFLSIVTSVWPAWLEEQGVMNPVARQAALLHAQAERWEDHPPPPGTPIWAAGFADAVPSTIAMLRAVLSLPDGLLVLPGVDMACAGAVWQRLPPDHPQAGTARMLAELGIGRESMEQWDSLPPGCNASSPASRAGLLARALLPAHALEQWRAPDAPVAADGLSVLRSTDQQEEAAAIAMVLRQVLERPGQRAALVTPDRALAGRVATELVRWGVIADDSAGESLLAIPQTAFLRLIVQAVDGGLGPVALLSVIKHPLAACGLTPGNCRASARQLERLVLRGPAPPPGITGLRRALVRAADDPHGAMADAPDAPEEINAFLTRLETAFGPLLSLPRSALVPVSTLLSALVEVAQNLATTDTADGAERLWAGEEGNALGQHMSAMLAWCDVLPDARLGALDGLLASSLAGMSVQGRRALRGRSGTVHPRVFIWGLLEARLQTADLIVLGGLAETVWPPATDPGPWMSRPMRTRVGLPLPEWAIGQAAHDFVSCACAAPQVVLSVAGRRQGAPTVPARWLVRLDAYLAGHGHALPAHPALRWLDSLDRPEGAATPVAPPQPRPVVGLRPRSLSVTEIETWMRDPYAIYARRILKLNRLADLEEQADAADYGQIVHAALERWFHAHPADWPADGAVQMQAVFADVLREADLRPALAAWWGPRLERIATWCARTEQARRTTGGPRTVLTELTGRMVLTDLPGGPFTLRGRADRIDLYGEGSLSLFDYKTGTLPLRRSVIEGWQSQLVLEAAMIESGGFPPPVAGNVAELVYWRLTGGHVPAQVLDVARGAELSDLIARCRDGLRTLVAAYDSPDQPYLSHPWPGEEPRFADYAHLARVAEWSAAREETAG, encoded by the coding sequence ATGACCGGAAGCCGGGAACGTCCCTGCCCACGGGGGCGCGTGGCCATGGTGCCGTCACATGTGCCCTTTGTGGACCAGATCGCGGCCCGTTGGCTTGAACAGGCCAGGCATGACCCGCAGGCCAGCGGCACCGGCCTGATCCTGCTGCCCAGCCGCCGTGCCGCCCGCGCCCTGACCGAGGCGTTCGTGCGCCAGGTCGATGGCCGCCCCATCCTGCTGCCCCGTATTGCCCCGATTGCCGCCCTTGATGAGGCAGCGCTTGCCCTGTCTGGCCGCAATGCGCTTGATCTGCCGCCAGCGGTGGACCCGGTGCGGCGGCTGGCTACGCTCAGCCTGCTGGTCATGCAGGCGGGACGTGCGTTTGGCGATGTGCAGGGCGTGGATCAGGCCTGGCCGCTGGCGCGCGCGCTGGCAGACCTGATGGATGAGGCCGAATGGGCCGAATGCGACCTGCGCGAACGCCTGCCCCATGCGGCGGAAGGTGATTTTGCCCAGCACTGGCACCAGACGCTCAGGTTCCTCTCCATCGTGACCAGCGTGTGGCCTGCATGGCTGGAGGAACAGGGAGTGATGAACCCCGTGGCCCGGCAGGCCGCACTGCTGCACGCGCAGGCAGAACGGTGGGAAGATCATCCCCCGCCGCCGGGCACCCCCATATGGGCCGCCGGTTTTGCCGATGCCGTGCCTTCGACCATCGCCATGCTGCGTGCCGTGTTGTCCCTGCCCGACGGGCTGCTGGTCCTGCCCGGTGTGGATATGGCCTGTGCCGGGGCGGTATGGCAGCGCCTGCCGCCTGACCATCCGCAGGCTGGTACCGCCCGCATGCTGGCTGAACTGGGTATCGGGCGTGAAAGCATGGAACAGTGGGACAGCCTGCCCCCCGGCTGCAACGCCAGCAGCCCGGCCTCGCGCGCGGGCCTGCTGGCGCGCGCGCTCCTGCCTGCCCATGCGCTGGAACAGTGGCGCGCGCCCGATGCGCCGGTGGCGGCCGATGGTCTGTCGGTGCTGCGCAGCACCGACCAACAGGAGGAAGCCGCCGCCATCGCCATGGTGCTGCGGCAGGTCCTCGAACGGCCTGGCCAGCGTGCGGCCCTTGTCACCCCCGACCGGGCGCTGGCCGGGCGCGTGGCGACGGAACTGGTGCGCTGGGGCGTGATTGCCGATGACAGCGCGGGTGAAAGCCTGCTGGCCATACCGCAGACCGCCTTTTTGCGCCTGATCGTGCAGGCGGTTGATGGTGGCCTTGGGCCGGTTGCACTCCTGTCCGTCATCAAGCACCCGCTGGCGGCGTGTGGCCTGACACCGGGCAACTGCCGCGCCAGTGCCCGCCAGCTGGAGCGGCTGGTCCTGCGTGGCCCGGCCCCCCCGCCCGGTATTACGGGGCTGCGTCGCGCGCTGGTGCGGGCCGCAGACGACCCCCATGGCGCCATGGCCGACGCACCTGATGCACCGGAGGAGATCAATGCCTTCCTGACCCGGTTGGAGACTGCCTTCGGTCCCCTTCTGTCCCTGCCGCGCAGTGCGCTGGTGCCGGTTTCCACCCTGCTTTCCGCGCTGGTCGAGGTTGCGCAGAACCTTGCCACCACGGATACGGCCGATGGCGCCGAGCGCCTATGGGCGGGTGAGGAAGGCAATGCGCTGGGTCAGCACATGAGTGCGATGCTGGCCTGGTGCGATGTGCTGCCCGATGCCCGGCTGGGCGCGCTGGATGGTCTGCTGGCCTCCTCGCTTGCGGGTATGAGCGTGCAGGGGCGCAGGGCGCTGCGCGGGCGCTCGGGCACGGTCCACCCGCGCGTGTTCATCTGGGGCCTGCTGGAAGCCCGGCTACAGACGGCAGACCTGATCGTGCTGGGCGGCCTGGCCGAAACCGTATGGCCCCCCGCCACCGATCCGGGGCCATGGATGAGCCGCCCCATGCGCACGCGCGTGGGCCTGCCCCTGCCAGAATGGGCGATCGGGCAGGCGGCGCATGACTTCGTCTCCTGTGCGTGTGCGGCACCACAGGTCGTGCTGTCGGTAGCAGGGCGGCGGCAGGGTGCGCCTACGGTGCCCGCGCGCTGGCTGGTGCGGCTGGATGCCTATCTGGCCGGGCATGGCCACGCGCTGCCCGCCCATCCCGCCCTGCGCTGGCTGGACAGCCTTGACCGGCCCGAGGGCGCGGCCACTCCGGTTGCCCCCCCACAGCCGCGGCCTGTGGTTGGCCTGCGCCCGCGCAGCCTGTCGGTGACCGAGATCGAGACATGGATGCGTGATCCTTACGCCATTTATGCGCGGCGGATCCTGAAGCTGAACAGGCTGGCGGATCTGGAGGAACAGGCCGATGCCGCCGATTACGGCCAGATCGTGCATGCGGCCCTTGAACGCTGGTTCCATGCCCATCCTGCTGACTGGCCCGCCGATGGTGCCGTGCAGATGCAGGCGGTCTTTGCCGATGTGCTGCGTGAAGCCGACCTGCGCCCGGCCCTTGCCGCATGGTGGGGGCCACGGCTGGAGCGGATTGCCACATGGTGCGCCCGGACCGAGCAGGCGCGCCGCACCACTGGCGGTCCGCGCACGGTGCTGACGGAGCTTACGGGTCGGATGGTGCTGACCGACCTTCCCGGCGGCCCCTTTACCCTGCGCGGGCGGGCTGACCGCATTGACCTGTATGGTGAGGGCAGTCTGAGCCTATTCGATTACAAGACCGGCACCCTGCCATTGCGGCGCAGCGTGATCGAGGGCTGGCAGTCCCAACTGGTGCTGGAGGCCGCAATGATTGAAAGTGGTGGTTTCCCACCCCCCGTGGCGGGCAATGTGGCGGAACTGGTGTACTGGCGGTTGACCGGCGGCCATGTGCCGGCCCAGGTGCTGGACGTGGCGCGCGGGGCCGAACTGAGCGACCTGATCGCGCGCTGTCGTGATGGGCTGCGCACCCTTGTTGCGGCCTATGACAGCCCTGACCAGCCTTATCTGTCCCATCCATGGCCCGGCGAGGAACCGCGCTTTGCCGATTATGCCCACCTGGCCCGGGTGGCGGAATGGAGCGCCGCACGCGAGGAGACCGCCGGATGA
- a CDS encoding nucleotidyltransferase family protein — translation MSVDMPRVAMVFAAGMGQRMRPLSEQVPKPLLQVAGQPIMDHVLDRLEAAGVPEVVVNAHWQPQAIHAALGARAASGRGPHTTEQVETTLLETGGSAAAALRAGRLGSGSFFLLNGDGMWLNGPVPALRRLAAAFDPARMDAMLLLGAMTRAVGEVGQGDFAIDTHGNPRRPRAGEITPYVFTGVQIVSPALFAGAPEGAFSMNRLWDQAMAAGRLGVIVHDSLWFHLSRPADITAAEQVLHSALNPDRDNDI, via the coding sequence ATGAGCGTAGACATGCCGCGTGTCGCCATGGTTTTTGCAGCGGGAATGGGGCAACGCATGCGACCCCTGAGCGAGCAGGTGCCCAAGCCGCTGCTGCAGGTTGCGGGGCAGCCGATCATGGATCATGTGCTGGACCGGCTGGAGGCGGCGGGCGTGCCCGAAGTCGTGGTCAACGCCCACTGGCAGCCGCAAGCCATTCATGCAGCCTTGGGCGCGCGCGCCGCCAGCGGGCGGGGGCCGCATACGACCGAACAGGTTGAAACCACCCTGCTGGAGACCGGTGGTAGTGCCGCTGCTGCGCTGCGGGCGGGACGGCTGGGGTCGGGGTCGTTTTTCCTGCTCAATGGTGATGGTATGTGGCTCAATGGTCCCGTGCCCGCCCTGCGGCGGCTGGCGGCGGCTTTTGATCCTGCGCGCATGGATGCCATGCTGCTGCTTGGTGCCATGACGCGGGCAGTGGGGGAGGTAGGGCAGGGCGATTTTGCCATTGATACCCATGGTAACCCACGCCGCCCGCGTGCGGGTGAAATCACGCCCTATGTCTTTACCGGGGTGCAGATCGTCTCGCCCGCCCTGTTCGCGGGCGCGCCTGAAGGTGCGTTCAGCATGAACAGGTTGTGGGACCAGGCCATGGCGGCGGGCCGACTGGGGGTGATCGTGCATGATTCGCTATGGTTCCATCTCTCCCGCCCGGCTGACATCACGGCCGCCGAGCAGGTTCTGCATTCCGCCCTCAATCCGGACCGGGACAACGATATATGA
- a CDS encoding NAD(P)/FAD-dependent oxidoreductase, producing the protein MTTPSPTHTTDVAIIGAGPAGLFAAFECSMLKLGCILIDALDAVGGQCTALYPEKPIYDIPGHPAIEGGALIDALDRQIAPFDVPRLLGRRVESLEGTRGSFRLGTSNGDTIHAHAVIIAAGAGAFGPNRPPLEGLEAFERSGGVQYFVRRRADFANRDVLIAGGGDSAVDWALSLREVARSVKLVHRRDRFRAAPESLRQLDEAVARGEVEKIIGYQLHGLHGTDGQLAGVDLATLDGTVRHVACDHLLPFFGLATDLGPIAQWGLDTVRGTIPVTPSTCESSLSGIFAVGDVATYPGKLKLILQGFSEGAMAAHAIHPIVHPETALHFEYSTSKGVPTT; encoded by the coding sequence ATGACCACCCCTTCCCCCACCCACACCACGGATGTGGCCATTATCGGCGCAGGCCCGGCCGGGCTGTTCGCCGCCTTTGAGTGCAGCATGCTCAAGCTGGGCTGCATCCTGATCGATGCACTCGATGCCGTTGGCGGCCAGTGCACGGCGCTGTACCCCGAAAAGCCGATTTATGACATTCCGGGTCACCCTGCCATTGAAGGCGGCGCGCTGATCGATGCACTCGACCGCCAGATCGCACCCTTTGACGTGCCCCGCCTGCTGGGCCGCCGGGTGGAAAGTCTGGAGGGCACGCGCGGCAGTTTTCGCCTGGGTACCAGCAACGGTGACACCATCCATGCCCATGCGGTCATCATTGCGGCGGGTGCTGGCGCATTCGGCCCCAACCGCCCCCCGCTGGAAGGGCTGGAAGCATTCGAGCGCAGTGGGGGCGTGCAGTATTTCGTGCGCCGCCGCGCCGACTTTGCCAACCGCGACGTGCTGATCGCAGGTGGAGGCGACTCGGCTGTGGATTGGGCGCTTTCCCTGCGCGAGGTCGCGCGCAGCGTAAAGCTGGTGCACCGGCGCGACCGCTTCCGCGCTGCTCCCGAAAGCCTGCGCCAGCTTGACGAAGCGGTGGCGCGCGGCGAGGTCGAGAAGATCATCGGCTACCAGCTGCACGGCCTGCACGGCACGGACGGGCAGCTTGCAGGTGTGGACCTGGCCACACTGGATGGCACGGTGCGCCATGTCGCGTGTGACCACCTGCTGCCCTTCTTCGGGCTGGCAACCGACCTTGGCCCCATCGCGCAATGGGGGCTGGACACTGTGCGCGGGACCATTCCCGTCACCCCCTCGACATGCGAAAGCAGCCTGTCCGGCATTTTTGCCGTGGGTGATGTCGCGACCTATCCCGGTAAGCTCAAGCTGATCTTGCAGGGCTTTAGCGAAGGGGCCATGGCCGCACACGCCATCCATCCCATCGTACACCCCGAAACCGCGCTACATTTCGAATATTCAACCAGCAAGGGCGTGCCCACCACCTGA